One window of Populus nigra chromosome 5, ddPopNigr1.1, whole genome shotgun sequence genomic DNA carries:
- the LOC133693491 gene encoding patellin-4-like, which yields MIESSYQQQLMEEKIEKRHQDNEDRMIKKGQEEGNGKKVTFQDQEIYIENLDQSAVQENEETADSIELEMRKQKALNKFRSMVEGAIIDNYLLEKPKKSFLRRESEREKQQQREISLWGVPLLPSKGHASTDLVLLKFLTATDFKVNEAFKMLRNALKWRNECRIDAIREENLHLGLEKFVYINSVGKQGQPVHYILYGAFKDKELYRKVLGTEENREKFLRLRIQLMEKSIEQLSFKAGGADSILQITDLKHSPGPEREEFRSVHKRTSTLIQANYPELIQKHILINVPFWYYTSRFLTSRLKHQRGKKKVVLARPSKVTKTLLK from the exons ATGATTGAATCTTCATATCAACAACAATTAATGGAGGAGAAAATTGAGAAGAGACACCAAGACAACGAAGACAGGATGATTAAAAAAGGGCAGGAAGAGGGTAATGGGAAAAAAGTCACCTTCCAAGACCAAGAGATCTACATAGAAAATCTTGATCAATCAGCTGttcaagaaaatgaagaaacagCTGATTCTATTGAATTGGAGATGAGAAAGCAGAAGGCCTTGAACAAATTCAGGAGCATGGTGGAAGGTGCAATTATTGATAATTACCTTCtagaaaaacccaaaaagaGTTTCTTAAGGAGAGAATCAGAGAGGGAGAAACAGCAGCAGAGGGAGATTAGCCTTTGGGGTGTGCCTTTATTGCCAAGTAAAGGCCATGCGAGCACCGATCTTGTGCTGTTAAAATTCCTGACAGCAACGGACTTTAAGGTTAACGAAGCTTTCAAGATGCTTCGCAATGCTCTGAAATGGCGGAACGAATGCAGGATAGATGCTATTCGTGAAGAGAATTTGCATCTCGGCCTTGAAAAATTTGTGTACATAAATAGCGTCGGAAAACAAGGTCAGCCTGTGCATTATATTTTGTACGGGGCTTTCAAGGACAAGGAATTGTACAGGAAAGTATTAGGAACAGAAGAGAATCGCGAAAAGTTTTTGAGATTAAGAATCCAActcatggagaagagcatcgaGCAACTTAGTTTCAAAGCTGGAGGGGCAGATTCTATACTTCAGATTACAGATCTCAAGCACTCGCCAGGGCCAGAAAGGGAGGAGTTCCGTTCAGTCCACAAAAGGACCTCCACATTGATTCAAGCCAATTACCCTGAGCTCATTCAAAAGCAT ATTTTGATAAATGTTCCATTTTGGTACTACACATCCCGTTTTCTAACATCCAGGCTCAAGCATCAGAGAGGTAAAAAGAAGGTTGTTCTTGCTAGACCATCAAAAGTCACAAAAACCCTTCTAAAGTGA